gtaTGACGTGTGGAAACGAAAGCTTTCACATTTTTCAGCTTACAGGCACTATTGCGATAAGGTCGACATGCATCGTATCGACTAATGGCACGTAGGGTGTGAAGATACAATCATGCAAATTAATGcctattttgaaaataacattgcagtaaaataaatttattgtacagTTTATGTCATTTATCGCGCGGGAGTATcgattgaattttattaatccCTTGAATGAAACTGTAAAATGATAACCAAGTACGTGGTTATCGATCCTGCAAactgataaaaaatattttaattttacgtaCGATTAATTTTCACAACGGAATACTTACCGTCATCAGAATCGATTCATTTAGCTCAAAAAGCCCGTAGACGGTGAATTTCATGTCTTTGTGAAGTAAATAGTTGGAGAACATGTTGAGCTGGCGAACAAATGACATGTATTAAAGGCTTGAGTTTTCaagtgtatttttaaatatcaaaataaatgaattaccTCGTTCAAAACTCGTTGATTCCCTAGATTAGAGATTCCCTTATTGATGATTTCTCCAgtttttttattctgtataCAAAAATACATAGCATGTTTACTTTTATAAATCAACAGCCCagctaattatttttataacagtTTACCTCTCGAGTAAGAGCGCTTACGCTTTGGGTCAAAATAACTAGCATAAGCACGTGATGAATAACAATTATCAAAGACCGAACATATCCATAGAGTATGGGCAATACAGTAGCCTTAACGAAGATGGGCGCCACGATGTAATAACACCAAAGTAACAACGTGACGAACAAATACGACAGACAGAGAAGCATCAACAGATGATAGAATTCGGACACGTCCGCTGACAGGTTGCACAGCGACATGTACAGCTCGCGTAAGTCCGATAACGAATTCGTTCTCACCGAGGAAGTATTTGCTGAAAACTGTTTCGAACAGTTGAAGAAGTTGGCATTAAGAATAACGTAAAGTTGTCTTAAGTATTTCAGGACAACGCTGTACTGCACAATTGTGCAGTTGATGATCAGAATGCACGGATATGTGGCGATGGAGTACACTAGCATGTACATCTCGGTCGAAGTGGACATGATCAGTGCGAACCATATCACTAGGTGTGCAACGCTGATCCTTTTCAAACTGCTCACTACCAGCTGTTCCCCTTGGTTTAACTGCCCATTGATACTCATGGTGAACTCGCGGAGGATTTGCAGTTTGTTGGCAATTGCGATGGCTTGTTTTTGCCGGAAACAGTACACTATCAGGATTAGGATGGCGATGACAGTAGTGTACGCGTATAGAACGACGTCGATCACCCTTTCGAACTGTATGTGGCTCCAGTAGTATACGGTTCGAACGCCGAAACAGTTGAATACGAAGATGAGGCAGATCAAAACTATGTTGTGTGCTATGCCTTTTCTGGAACCTGAAAACCAGGAACCCTGCACTCTTCCTGTTTCGATTAAATTTGTATTGAATTTCATGGTGGCTACTCCGGATAGTTTGAAAAAATAGAACATATGCTTGATGCTCAGCATATTGCTACAGTCTTATAGTAAAACTATAACGTAACACAACTGCGAGATCTTTGTACTGGAAATAATAATGGTTCAAGATGTGGCTTTCATTGTTTAATATATATCTTTATCGCGGTTGATGAAGCGTGTGTCATCAAGCAATTACATTAACGTTCAACAATACAATCAATTTGATTGGTCTAGTATCGGTAAGAAGATCGTTTTAAGAATTACTAGATAAATCAATTTTCTGGAGGTTAAAATGTTTGAAATCGTAACTATTGCGATTGAAGAAATTAAGCAAAAGCGATGAAAATGGCACTATTGGACACTGGATTGAAATTGTAGCAATATTACTATGTACGTGGTGATGGAACCTGTAATCTAAATTTGGATCTTAAGATTCGaaaatatcataaaaattaacaatttttaataaattagtaCTTACGGACATTAAAAGAGATTCGTCTAATGAAAACAACCCATAAACGGTGAAACTTACATTCTTGTGGagtaaataatttgaaaaaaaattaagctaGCGGAAGAAATGATATTGATATTCTTGAAATCTTTGACATTCGTATTgtaccaaataataaattcaaaaaatatggAGAGACTATATCGTACCTCATTTATCGTCTGTTGATTTTGCATGTTTGCTAATCCCCTATTCGTTATTTCTCCTGTTCTTTTATTCTATTCAAAAAATTAGGATATTGTATACTTGATTAttagataaaaaattattcgaaGAAATTTTATACCTCTAGAACAACGGCGTTAACACTTTTTGACAAAATAATCAGCATACTAATATGgtgaattaaaaatatcaaactgTGTATGTATTTAAAAGTAGTTAATTTAGTTTTTCCAACTATAACAGGTTCGACTGTGTAGTATATCCACGTTGTCGACATcataaatgtatataatacacaaaATAACATTGTTGGGTAGTAGAATTTTGACAGATCCGTTGATAAGTCACACAACGACGCATACAGTTCACACAGCTTAGACAACGACTGTGCTCTTACTTTATGAGTCTGAAAGCTTGAACCTGTTGcgcctaaatttttttgcattatacATTGCCTCAAAAcataatgaaaatttcgatTAAGAATAGTAAATTGTTGTTTTAACGATTGCAAAATCAAGCTGTATtgcaaaaaagtaaaattaataacaaaaaggCATGGATAGACAGTCGTGTAGTACATTATTATGCCAAATTCCTGCCTTAAAGTTGTAATAAAGACTAAAATCAGCATTACCAAATTCACAATACAAATTATCTTCGCTGTTCTTagtatgtttattttttcattgcTTAATTGACTATTTATATTTGCAATGAGCATATGCGTACGTCTTAGGTTGTTAGCTATCAGTACGGCGTCCTTTTGACAAAGACAAAATACCGCCAGAATCACGATAGTAGTAATGGTGGTAAAAACATATGATACAATGTCAAATAATTTACCAACTTCTCCGCTGCTTATGCTTAGATCGTATACAAATGCAGTAACGTAGTAAGTTGCTATCGacagtaaaattattaaaattgcaTTGTATACTTTGCCTTTGCACGAGTTCACAAACCAAGAACCTTGAAGTCTTTCCTTTACTGCCATGTTAGAATCGAATTTCATTGTGGCCAAACCACATATTTTGAAGAAATAGAAAATACGTTTCAATGTGATCATGTTTTTTTCACTTAGTTTATACTGGAAACTTTGATGGGAATCATCGATCTTTagcatatttaaatattgtttaaaccTAAACTTAGTTTTAACGTAATCAATAACGAATACTTATAATTTCTTCATATTAATaggataaaattgaaaaataataactaaataAGTATTAATTAAACCTGCAATCTAATTTTGAGCCTATTAGTAAAATGCAATGTACTAAGTAATTACGTAATGCACTTACAGAGGTCAAAAGGGATTTGTCCAATGAAAATATACCATAGACAGTGAATTTCACATCCTTGTGGATCGAGTAATTCAAAAATAGACTcaactaaaaaaataaaatgagtaCAGATGTTACGACTTTGAGATATCgattcattaaaataataaattacctctttgaaaaatcgctgattttgtaaattaacgGACCATTTGCTTATTATTTCCcctgttctttttttctgcgAACAAAGTCCTAATGCATTACTTGACTCTTTCTATCATCACACTAATCCATGTTATGTTATTGTATTCGCCTTCAGAACGACAGCATTAACAGATTGCGTTAAATTGATTAACATCAAAATGTAATGAATCAACACGATCAAACCGTGAGTATACAGCATAAAGGACAGTCTTGATGTTTGAGTAACAATAGGCTCTACGAGATAATAACTCCAAATTATCAATGTAAGAAATGAATGCATTACGCAAATCAACATGATTGGATCATATATGTTTGACAAATTTATGGAAAAATCGCATAACGAAGTATACAATTTAGATAGATTAGAAAAAGGTTGTGCCCTACTATTGAATAAATCCGAATTAAAATCTGCTATGCGAATTTTGGAAATTATAGGTTGCCTCGATGCATAAAGAAAATTCGCATTGAATATTCTAAAAAGTTGTTTCAATAGTAGTAACATAATGCTGTATTGTAAAAAAGCAcagttaataataaaatagccAGGACACATGGTGACATGGTACCAAGCACTAGTGAAAGGTGTTGTAAGACTCGTGATAATAAATAGAAACTATATTTACCAGAGTTTCGATGCAAATTCTTTTTAAATCTTCGTCACTTATTGAGTTTTGTTGCTAATATGAGCATTTAGATCGATAATAATCTGGTAAAGTTTTTTTAAGTCGTCATACCTTAATGGCATGTCCTTGACGAAAGATGAATATTGTCTAAATTAAGATGGTCGTGGCGAAAGTAAAAGTATAATTAACGagattcaatattttttcaagaaGGATAACTATAATTAACTTTGAATCACTCACAAATGTAGCAACATAAAAATTGCTTGCACTCAACGAACAAATTAAGATTAAATTATACATTTGGCCCATTTTAGAACTTGTATACCATGATCCACGAGATCCTTGACTTTCATCCAATTTCATCGTCGCTAGCCcgcatattttaaattataaaacatatGTTTCACATTTAGAATCATGAAAGGGTCAAGCTTTTTGAGAAacattactttttttactttttaactTTCATATATCTCGCAGTATGTGCAACTCTCAAGCACAACAGCCTACTAACTTTCGCTACGTTGGACGTAAATATTGACTAAACTAAacgaattatttattatattataagtaaTAACAATGTTGAAATATATAcgtactatttatttatttactaagaATAGTTACCGAATATAGCTTATACATATACTCAGCAGCATGACAAGGCTAAAAATCTTTATTCTTGAAGCTGTAGAAAAATTACCAAATACGTGGTTATGGAGGCTGTGATCTGGAAAACGAAGTTTTATAGACTTGCTCTATTTACATCAGTACTGATATTTACTCACCGACATCAACAGCGATCCGTCTAACGAAAACAATTCGAGGACCGAAAAGTGTAAATTGTGATGGAGTAAATAATTCGAAAAATGATAAATCTAATGGCAATAagataaaattcaattaataaatgaaaatttttaatataataaat
The sequence above is drawn from the Nasonia vitripennis strain AsymCx chromosome 4, Nvit_psr_1.1, whole genome shotgun sequence genome and encodes:
- the Gr37 gene encoding gustatory receptor 37, giving the protein MLKIDDSHQSFQYKLSEKNMITLKRIFYFFKICGLATMKFDSNMAVKERLQGSWFVNSCKGKVYNAILIILLSIATYYVTAFVYDLSISSGEVGKLFDIVSYVFTTITTIVILAVFCLCQKDAVLIANNLRRTHMLIANINSQLSNEKINILRTAKIICIVNLVMLILVFITTLRQEFGIIMYYTTVYPCLFVINFTFLQYSLILQSLKQQFTILNRNFHYVLRQCIMQKNLGATGSSFQTHKVRAQSLSKLCELYASLCDLSTDLSKFYYPTMLFCVLYTFMMSTTWIYYTVEPVIVGKTKLTTFKYIHSLIFLIHHISMLIILSKSVNAVVLENKRTGEITNRGLANMQNQQTINELNFFSNYLLHKNVSFTVYGLFSLDESLLMSITGSITTYIVILLQFQSSVQ
- the Gr38 gene encoding gustatory receptor 38, with amino-acid sequence MLSIKHMFYFFKLSGVATMKFNTNLIETGRVQGSWFSGSRKGIAHNIVLICLIFVFNCFGVRTVYYWSHIQFERVIDVVLYAYTTVIAILILIVYCFRQKQAIAIANKLQILREFTMSINGQLNQGEQLVVSSLKRISVAHLVIWFALIMSTSTEMYMLVYSIATYPCILIINCTIVQYSVVLKYLRQLYVILNANFFNCSKQFSANTSSVRTNSLSDLRELYMSLCNLSADVSEFYHLLMLLCLSYLFVTLLLWCYYIVAPIFVKATVLPILYGYVRSLIIVIHHVLMLVILTQSVSALTRENKKTGEIINKGISNLGNQRVLNELNMFSNYLLHKDMKFTVYGLFELNESILMTFAGSITTYLVIILQFHSRD